One genomic segment of Gemmatimonadales bacterium includes these proteins:
- a CDS encoding HAMP domain-containing sensor histidine kinase — protein METIDTTRLRAPERRALAAHAEALNRALVRTQAAEAYGQYYYAGLAALLLALGALYVYAAVRLGGHLSRQLSRPIDELVGWTGHIARHEPIPDAETLRGAPEFEALRSALRSMASELELGRSRELETERIRAFGEVARRVAHEMKNPLTPIGFAVKALARTARPEQTEAIEVLAAESNRLERLAKEFAELGRLPEGPAAEVDLPELLEELRRTAVPPTVEATLQVHPDTPRIMGHYDPLRRAFSNLIRNAVEAMDGAGQLDIRIAPGAGGVIVAIADHGIGIPEEQRAQVFEPYWTTKDEGTGLGLALVRQTAVAHGGNVEVRETPGGGATFVVMLSGGPPSPYHGEGDRG, from the coding sequence GTGGAAACCATCGACACCACACGGCTCCGCGCTCCCGAGCGCCGCGCCCTGGCCGCCCACGCAGAGGCGCTGAACCGGGCCCTGGTGCGCACCCAGGCGGCCGAGGCGTACGGCCAGTACTACTACGCCGGGCTGGCGGCGCTGCTCCTGGCCCTCGGTGCGTTGTATGTCTACGCCGCCGTCCGCCTCGGCGGGCACCTATCCCGGCAGCTGAGCCGGCCGATCGATGAACTGGTCGGCTGGACCGGCCACATCGCCCGGCACGAGCCGATACCCGACGCCGAGACGCTGCGGGGCGCCCCGGAATTCGAGGCACTCCGCTCCGCCCTCCGCTCCATGGCCAGTGAACTCGAGCTCGGCCGCTCCCGCGAACTCGAGACCGAGCGGATCCGCGCCTTCGGCGAGGTGGCGCGCCGGGTGGCGCACGAGATGAAGAACCCGCTGACGCCGATCGGGTTCGCGGTGAAGGCGCTCGCCCGCACGGCGCGCCCCGAACAGACGGAGGCCATCGAGGTCCTGGCCGCCGAGTCGAACCGGCTGGAGCGGCTCGCCAAGGAGTTCGCCGAACTGGGCCGGCTCCCCGAGGGACCCGCCGCCGAGGTGGACCTGCCGGAACTGCTCGAGGAGCTGCGGCGCACCGCCGTGCCACCCACGGTCGAGGCCACCCTGCAGGTCCATCCCGACACGCCGCGAATCATGGGTCACTACGACCCCCTCCGCCGCGCCTTCAGCAACCTGATCCGGAACGCCGTCGAGGCGATGGACGGCGCCGGCCAGCTCGACATCCGGATCGCCCCCGGCGCCGGCGGCGTGATCGTGGCGATTGCCGACCACGGCATCGGCATCCCCGAGGAGCAGCGCGCCCAGGTGTTCGAACCCTACTGGACCACGAAGGACGAGGGCACCGGCCTCGGCCTGGCGCTCGTGCGGCAGACCGCCGTGGCGCACGGCGGCAACGTGGAGGTGCGGGAGACCCCGGGAGGGGGAGCCACGTTCGTGGTGATGCTGTCGGGCGGTCCCCCCTCTCCATATCATGGAGAGGGGGACAGGGGGTGA
- a CDS encoding DUF4390 domain-containing protein has product MRLPAVLLLLAALTLPAAPPLAAQGSNDVTLTVTLVPDANRKDGQLPEARVNGLLEDDRWTSALLSGLPLRLHYRLELWRARASWFDAAVRSIDWDVVVRREPLLDQYTVTTVLLGRTRQQRYPDLATLGRALGVAYRIAVRATDKGNYYYVATLSVSTLSDADLDEMDRVMRGETGAATDDNGNLGGAVSRSARRMLLRVAGLPIMRVEGKSENFEVE; this is encoded by the coding sequence ATGCGCCTGCCGGCCGTCCTCCTGCTGCTCGCGGCCCTCACGCTGCCTGCCGCCCCTCCGCTCGCTGCGCAGGGGTCGAACGACGTCACGCTCACCGTGACCCTCGTCCCCGATGCGAACCGCAAGGATGGCCAGCTCCCCGAGGCGCGCGTCAACGGCCTGCTGGAAGACGACCGCTGGACCTCCGCCCTCCTGAGCGGACTCCCACTCCGGCTGCATTACCGCCTCGAGCTCTGGCGCGCGCGCGCGTCATGGTTCGATGCCGCCGTGCGCTCGATCGACTGGGACGTGGTGGTGCGGCGGGAGCCGCTGCTGGACCAGTACACCGTCACGACCGTGCTGCTCGGGCGTACCCGCCAGCAGCGCTACCCCGACCTGGCCACCCTCGGCCGGGCCCTCGGCGTGGCCTACCGGATCGCGGTGCGAGCCACGGACAAGGGCAACTACTACTACGTGGCAACGCTGTCAGTATCGACGCTGTCCGACGCCGACCTCGACGAGATGGACCGGGTGATGCGGGGAGAGACCGGCGCCGCCACCGACGACAACGGCAACCTGGGTGGCGCCGTCAGCCGCTCCGCACGCCGGATGCTGCTGCGCGTGGCAGGGCTGCCCATCATGCGGGTGGAGGGGAAGAGCGAGAACTTCGAAGTGGAGTAG
- a CDS encoding sigma-54 dependent transcriptional regulator, with protein MSSILLIDDEANIRRMLGALLRAEGHVVSEAANGNAAILAVEEAEPDAIFLDLMMPPGPDGLATLQALRERGVSAPVIMMSGKAQLADAVRAARLGAFQFLEKPLTPESVLVTLQAALDLSRTRAANRALHAALGHRDEMVGTSAALRKVRELVAQVAPGDTRVLITGESGTGKELVAAAIHRASGRAGGPFVAVNSAAIPRELVESEMFGHERGAFTGATERRMGRFELADGGTLFLDEVGDLHLEAQAKLLRVLETGEVQHLGAERTTRVDVRVIAATNSRLDTAVARGQVREDLFFRLNVFPIHLPPLRERLEDLPALVRHFASRLRPQDPVPFTPDAVAALAGYRWPGNVRELANVVERLTILADGSVTAELVRQVVPSVPPLQLSHLTPRPPLHNVERGSHASLSESLENHERALIQAALNDANGVVAEAARALQTDRANLYRRMKRLGLGE; from the coding sequence ATGTCCTCAATCTTGCTCATCGACGACGAAGCCAACATCCGCCGGATGCTCGGGGCGCTGCTCCGCGCCGAGGGGCATGTGGTGTCGGAAGCCGCCAATGGCAACGCCGCCATCCTGGCCGTCGAAGAGGCCGAGCCGGACGCCATTTTTCTGGACCTGATGATGCCGCCGGGCCCCGATGGTCTGGCCACGCTGCAGGCACTCCGCGAGCGCGGCGTCTCCGCCCCCGTCATCATGATGAGCGGCAAGGCCCAGCTGGCCGACGCGGTCCGCGCCGCCCGACTCGGCGCCTTCCAGTTCCTCGAGAAGCCCCTCACCCCCGAGTCGGTCCTCGTCACCCTCCAGGCCGCCCTCGACCTCTCCCGGACCCGCGCCGCCAACCGCGCCCTGCACGCCGCCCTCGGCCACCGTGACGAAATGGTCGGCACCTCCGCCGCCCTCCGCAAAGTCCGCGAACTGGTGGCCCAGGTGGCACCGGGCGACACCCGCGTGCTCATCACAGGCGAGTCCGGCACCGGCAAGGAACTGGTGGCCGCGGCCATTCACCGCGCCAGCGGTCGCGCCGGTGGGCCCTTCGTGGCCGTCAACTCCGCCGCCATCCCGCGCGAACTGGTCGAGTCGGAGATGTTCGGCCACGAGCGCGGCGCATTCACAGGCGCCACCGAGCGCCGGATGGGCCGCTTCGAGCTGGCCGACGGCGGCACCCTCTTCCTCGACGAAGTGGGCGACCTGCACCTCGAGGCGCAGGCCAAGCTGCTGCGCGTCCTCGAGACGGGCGAGGTCCAGCACCTCGGCGCCGAGCGGACGACGCGGGTGGACGTGCGGGTTATCGCCGCCACCAACAGCCGCCTCGATACCGCCGTGGCGCGGGGTCAGGTGCGCGAGGACCTCTTCTTCCGCCTCAACGTCTTTCCGATTCACCTGCCGCCGCTCCGGGAGCGGCTCGAAGACCTCCCGGCCCTGGTGCGGCACTTCGCAAGCCGGCTCCGGCCGCAGGATCCGGTGCCGTTCACTCCCGACGCGGTGGCCGCGCTGGCGGGCTACCGCTGGCCCGGCAATGTGCGGGAACTGGCCAACGTGGTCGAGCGGCTGACGATTCTTGCCGACGGCAGCGTGACGGCAGAGCTCGTGCGGCAGGTGGTGCCGAGCGTTCCCCCTCTCCAGTTGTCTCACCTCACCCCCCGGCCCCCTCTCCACAATGTGGAGAGGGGGAGCCATGCATCATTGAGTGAGTCGCTTGAGAATCATGAACGTGCACTGATCCAGGCGGCGCTGAACGACGCGAACGGGGTCGTGGCCGAGGCGGCGCGGGCGCTGCAGACCGACCGGGCGAACTTGTACCGACGAATGAAGCGGCTGGGGCTTGGCGAATGA